The nucleotide sequence CCGTGGAATTCCTTTACCGGCACTTTTTCGACATACTCGCCGGTTGCCGTACGCCCGTCGTCGTACGTCGGGGTGCCGCCGCCGGGCCGACGCGGCGACCCCGCCGGGGCCGCGACACTCCGGGGTATGAACGCACTGACCCGGATCCGGTCCGGCGGACGACGAGCCGAGCGCATCGCCTACGCCCTCGGCGCGGCGCTGTTCCTCAGCGGCCTCGCGCACGCTGTCGTCCTCCTCGCCACCGGCGGTTCGTGGCTGGGCCCGCTGTCGATGCGCAAGGCCGTCACGTTCGGCCTGTCGTTCGGGCTGACGCTCGCCTCGGTCGCCTGGGCGGCGTCGTTCCTCACCCTGCGCCCGCGGCTGCGCAACCTCCTGCTCGGCGCGTTCACCGCGGCGAGCGTCGCGGAGGTCGCCCTGGTCAGCATGCAGGCTTGGCGCGGAGTGCCGTCGCACTTCAACTTCGAGACGTCGTTCGACGGCGCCGTTTCGATGACACTGGCCGCGGGCGGCGGTGTGCTCGTCCTGACGGTCATCGGCTTCACCGCCGCCGCGCTCGTGGAACCGGGCCCGGCCGCGCCGAGCCTGCGCCTGGCCGTCCGCGCCGGCCTGGTCGTGCTGCTGGTCGCGCTGGCCGCCGGTGCGGTGATGATCGGCCGCGGCGTGGTCGCGGCTCGTGGCGGCGACCCGCAGCTGGCCTACACCACCGCCGGTTCCCTCAAACCGCTGCACGCGGTCGCCATGCACGCGATCCTGGTGCTGCCCGCGCTGGCCTGGATCCTGCGGTTCACCGGCCATTCCGAAGCGCACCGGCTGCGCGTCGTCCAGACGGCCGTCGCCGCCGACGCCGTGCTCACCGCCGTGATCGGCGTCGAGTCCTTCACCGGCATCGACCCGCTGGCCGCCCCGCTGCCGCTGATGCTGCTGTCCGCACTGGCCGCCGCCGTACTGGCGGGGACCGGAATCCACGCGCTGTCCGGCATTGAACCGGCCGTCCGATTCACACGTGTCCTCAACGGGAAGGCCAGGGGCCGGTAAAACGGCGGACGGAGAACACGCGTGCGGCACGGCAGGACCACCCACGGCCTTTTCCGGCAGAACAAGGCCCGCAGCCCGTCGTTCTTCTCCGCGGCCGGGTCGACGGGCCGGAATGCGGCCGAGTTCGGCCGCAAGCCGGAACGGTCGATCAGCTGAACACCTGGGCGATGGCCGACTTCCAGGCGAACACCCGGCCGTTCGCCGAGCTCGACCGCTCCGGCCGGACGCGCCGCCTGCGCCGGCTCGCCGAAGCGGCGTTGACGGCCTACGCCGTGCCGGTGGCTCGCCTGACCCCCCTGGCCCACGGGCAGAACACGGCGTTCCGCGTCGACGGCGCGGACGGCCACCGGTACGTGCTGCGGGTGCAGCGGCCGGACGGCCCCGGTGTCGCGCAGGTCCGGGCCGAGATGGCCTGGCTGGCCACGCTGCGCCGCGAAACCGGCCTCGTCGTCCCGCAGCCGGTGCCGACGCGCGCGCGGGACCTGGTCACCGTGGTCGCCGACCCGGCCGTGCCCGAGCCACGCACCTGCGTGCTCTGCCACTGGGTCGAGGGCCGATTCCTCGACGAGCGGCTCAGCGCGCCGCAGCTGTACGCGGTGGGCGAGTTCACCGCGCGGCTGCACCTGCACGGCGCGCGGATGAACGGCCTCGACCGCCGCCGCGTCGACGACCTGACGGAGTTCGGCCGCACGCAGGTGGACGGCTTCTCCGCGACGGTCGTCGAGCGGGCCGTCGCGGCGGCCGGCGGCGACGAACGGATCCGCGCGGCGGTGGCGCGCGTCCGCGCGGTGCGGGCCGAGCTGGGGTTCGGCTCCGACGTCTTCGGCCTGGTGCACGGCGACCTCCACCAGGGCAACTACCTGCTGCACCGCGGCCGGGTGCACGCGATCGACTTCGACGACTGTGGGTACGGGCACTACGCCTACGACCTCGCCGTCGCCTGCGCCGCCCTCGCACACCTGCCGCACCGCGAAGAGCTGGAGGAGGCGCTCCTGGACGGCTACCGGTCGGTCCGCCCGGCCGCGGCCACCACCGACCCGGGCGTGCTGGCCGCCTTCGCCGGGCTCCGGCGGGTCCAGCTGCGGCTGCGCTGACGTTACAAACCCTCGTTACAATTGCTACATGGCCGGACGATCGAGCAACGCCACCAGCACCCGCGACCGCCTGCTCATGGCCGCCGGTCAGCTCCTGCACGAGGCCGGCGACGGGCCGGTCTCGACGCGGGCGATCTGCGAGCGCGCCGGCGTCCAGGCCCCCACGTTGTACCACCACTTCGGCAGCAAGCAGGGCCTGCTCGACGCGGTCGTCAACTACGGCTTCACCCAGTACGTCCAGGCTCCGGAACCGGGCGGCGACCCGGTGGAGCGGATCCGCACGGGCTGGGACCGGCACGTCGAGTACGGCCTGGAGCACCCCGCGTTCTACGTGCTGCTCTACGGCCAGATCGAGCCGGGCGTGCCGTGCAACCTCACCTCGAGCGCCGAGGCCATGCTGCTGGAGCTCTTCACGCCGTTGGCGCGTGAGGGCCGCCTGCGCGTCGAGGCGACGCAGGCGGCGCGGCAGTTCGCGGCGGCCAACAGCGGCGTGACGCTCAGCCTCATCGCCCAGCCCGAAGACCGCCGCGACCTGGCCATGTCCACGCAGGTGCGGGAGGCGGTGCTGGCCGGGCTGCTCGCCGACCGGCCCACCGAGGGCTCGTCCGTGAGCGCTCTCGCGGTCGCTTTGTCGACCGCTCTCGAGGACGATGACCGCGCGCTGACGCCGACCGAGCGCCAGATGCTGCGGGAGTGGCTGCACCGGCTGGCCTCCTGAACCCGCCGGCTGACAGTCGGCGCTACATTTGCTACATTGCTCGGTATGACAAATGTATCGAGCAAGTTCGGCGTGTTCCTGGCCCCGCACCGCGACGACGTGACGCGCAAGGCGCACGCCGTCGCGGCGGACGAGCTGGGGTACGGCGCGGTGTGGCTGGGCACCGGCCGCAATTCGGTCGGCGACCTCGCGCTCGTCGAAGAGATCCTCGCCGCCACCGAGCGGATCACCGTGGCGACGGCGATCGTCAACATGTGGGTCGACGAACCGGAACCGCTCGCCGCGTCCTACCACCGGCTCGCGGGCCGGTACGGAAAGCGCTTGCTGCTCGGGATCGGCGTCGGCCACCCCGAGTCGGTCACCGAGTACCGCAGCCCGTACGACAAGATCGTCGACTACCTCGACCGGCTCGACGCGGCCGGTGTCCCGGTCGAGGCCCGGGTGCTCGCCGCGCTCGGCGACCGCGTGCTGAAGCTGGCCGCCGAGCGCACCGCGGGTGCGCACCCGTACCTCGTGCCGGTCACGCACACCCGGCACGCACGGGCGATCCTGGGCGCGGGCAAGCTGCTGGCACCGGAGCACAAGGTGGTCGTGGACGACGACCCGGTGGCCGCGCGCGCCATCGGACGGCCGTACGTCCGGACCCCGTACCTCGGCCTCAGCAACTACGTGAACAACCTGCTGCGCCACGGGTACACCGAGGCCGACGTCGCCGGCGGCGGCAGCGACCGCCTGATCGACGACCTCGTCCTGCACGGCACCCCGGAGATCGTCGCCAAGGGCTTGCTGTCCCATGTGGACGCCGGAGCCGACCACGTTGCGGTGCAGGTGCTCGGCCCGTCACCCGAGGTGGAGCTGGCGAACCAGCGGCGGCTCGCGGAGGTGCTGCTCTGATCAGCCGGGCGCGGGCAGCAGGGCGTTCAGCGCCGCGACGAGCGTGCGTTCCTCGTAGGCGAAGTGGCTGTCCAATTCGGACCTGAGCCGGTCGAACTCCGCCCGCAGCCGCGCCGGATCGGCTTCCTCGTCGACGAGTTGCTGCACCTCCTCCTGCAGCCGCGCGACGACGACGTGTTCTTCGTCGAGCTTCGCCAGCGTGGGCGCGAGGGCGGGGAACCGCTCGGCCAGCAACGGGAAGATGTTCCTCGCTTCCCCGGTGTGGTGCCGGGAGAGGGCCGTGCAGAACCCGGCGCAGCGCAAGCTCAGCTGCTTCGGGGTGCCGCAGTCCAGCTCGGCCCGCATCTGCTTCAGCTCGCCGCGCAGCCAATCGTGCATCTCGACGAGCCAGTCGCCCATGCGGCGCGCGGTGTCGATGCGGTGCAATTCGACGACGGGCAGGATCCGGGTCGTTCGCTTCTGGTAGTCCGCGAACCCCGGCTCCCGCTCGATCACCTCGGCGAACAGCTTGTCGCGGTCGGGCGGGAGGGCCGCCATCGCCTCGAACGTTTCGGTGTCCGTTTCCACCGTGACCAGCGGGTTGCGCCGGATGTTGTGGTACCAGGCCGGGTGCTTCGGCGCACCCATCGCCGAGGCGATGACGACCAGCCGGCCGTCGATGTCCAAGGCGCCCAAGGGAACCCGGTGCTGCCGGCCCGTCCGGGCGCCGGTCGTGGTGAGCATGATCAAACCGAGTGGTCCTTTCCGATGACGAAATCACCGGAGGCCGAGAGGCCGACACGGAGGGCACAGCTCTGCCAGGGAACGGCAGAACGTGTCGATCTCAAGGGGGCTTTGAGTAAGCCACTACCTCCGCGTGTCGGCCCATCCGGGGCACATCGGCACGTTAGCACGGCTCAGCGGGCGGCGTCAGCGGCTTTCCGCGCGGCTTCGGCGGCCGCGTCGGCTTCCTCGTAGGCCGCTTTCGCCGTCTCGAACTCCGCCGTCGCCCGCCCGGCGCGTTCCTCGGCTTCGGCCAGGCGCTCGCGCAGGTCGTCGACGCGGGCACGCGCCTGCTCGGCCGCGCGCTCGGTGCGGACCAGGTCGCGCTCGGCCACCGCGCGTTCCTTGTCCCGCTCGGCGGCTTCCTTGCGCAGGCGCTCGCGTTCCGCGCGGGCCCGCGCCCGCTCCTGTTCCTCTTCGCGCTCTTTGCGCCGGTGGTCCCGCTTCGGGCGAGCCGGTTCGGCCTTTTCCACCAGCTTCTCCGACCGCTTCCCGGTGACGGGCGGGGCGTTCGCGGTGAGGCTGAACCACTGGTCGGTGTCCTGGTGCGCGACCGACGTCAGCCGGCCGGCGAGCGCGAGCGCGGCCGTGTCCGGCTCGGCCGCGACGGCCTCCAGGGTCGCCTCCACCTCGCGGGTCACCGGGTCGCTCATCGACGGCAGCTCGTGGAGAATCCGCCGCACCAGCTCGCCGCGGCGCCGGGTCAGCGCGCGCAGCTCGTCGCCGGCCAGGCGCGTGTGCGCGTCCCGCAGTTCGGCGCCGAGCTCGGCCAGTTCGCGGAGCTGATCGGAGTCGTCCCTGGCCAGGCCGTTGACGATCGCCGCGGCCGTGGTCGGCTTGCGAAGCTGCTGGATCCGCTTCGCGAGCTCGGCATCTCCTTCGGCCTTCGCGGCCTTCACCGCCGCGTTGCGCGCGCTGACGAACTCCGCGAGGTCTCCCCCGTAGAGTTCGCCGGCCACCGTGTCGAAGTCCATCGTGGTCCAGCGAACCACATCGGACTGGTGCAAGCACCTGGGAAGAGTCATCATCGGGGGATGTTCTTCGATCTGGGTGTCCGGGACTTCCTCGACCGCGCGGAAACGGTGTACCCGGACCGTGTCGCGGTGGTCGACGAGCCGGACCAGCCCGCGCCGAGCTGGGGTTCGCTCACCTACCGCGAGGTGGCGCGCCGGGCCCGCGCGCAGGCCGCCAACCTCGACGCGCTGGGCGTGCCGGCCGGCGGGCGTGTCGCGGTGGTGTCGCACAACGCCGCGCGGCTGCTCGTCTCGTTCTTCGGCGTGTCCGGCTGGGGCCGGGTCCTGGTGCCGGTCAACTTCCGGCTCGCCCCGGCCGAGGTCAAGTACATCGTGGAGCACTCCGGGGCGGAGGTGCTGATCGTCGACCCGGAGCTGGCGCACCTGCTCGACACGGTGACGGCGAAGCACGTGTTCGTCCTCGGCCGCGACGACGACGCCATCTGG is from Amycolatopsis mediterranei and encodes:
- a CDS encoding nitroreductase/quinone reductase family protein produces the protein MIMLTTTGARTGRQHRVPLGALDIDGRLVVIASAMGAPKHPAWYHNIRRNPLVTVETDTETFEAMAALPPDRDKLFAEVIEREPGFADYQKRTTRILPVVELHRIDTARRMGDWLVEMHDWLRGELKQMRAELDCGTPKQLSLRCAGFCTALSRHHTGEARNIFPLLAERFPALAPTLAKLDEEHVVVARLQEEVQQLVDEEADPARLRAEFDRLRSELDSHFAYEERTLVAALNALLPAPG
- a CDS encoding LLM class F420-dependent oxidoreductase; translated protein: MTNVSSKFGVFLAPHRDDVTRKAHAVAADELGYGAVWLGTGRNSVGDLALVEEILAATERITVATAIVNMWVDEPEPLAASYHRLAGRYGKRLLLGIGVGHPESVTEYRSPYDKIVDYLDRLDAAGVPVEARVLAALGDRVLKLAAERTAGAHPYLVPVTHTRHARAILGAGKLLAPEHKVVVDDDPVAARAIGRPYVRTPYLGLSNYVNNLLRHGYTEADVAGGGSDRLIDDLVLHGTPEIVAKGLLSHVDAGADHVAVQVLGPSPEVELANQRRLAEVLL
- a CDS encoding TetR/AcrR family transcriptional regulator yields the protein MAGRSSNATSTRDRLLMAAGQLLHEAGDGPVSTRAICERAGVQAPTLYHHFGSKQGLLDAVVNYGFTQYVQAPEPGGDPVERIRTGWDRHVEYGLEHPAFYVLLYGQIEPGVPCNLTSSAEAMLLELFTPLAREGRLRVEATQAARQFAAANSGVTLSLIAQPEDRRDLAMSTQVREAVLAGLLADRPTEGSSVSALAVALSTALEDDDRALTPTERQMLREWLHRLAS
- a CDS encoding phosphotransferase enzyme family protein translates to MADFQANTRPFAELDRSGRTRRLRRLAEAALTAYAVPVARLTPLAHGQNTAFRVDGADGHRYVLRVQRPDGPGVAQVRAEMAWLATLRRETGLVVPQPVPTRARDLVTVVADPAVPEPRTCVLCHWVEGRFLDERLSAPQLYAVGEFTARLHLHGARMNGLDRRRVDDLTEFGRTQVDGFSATVVERAVAAAGGDERIRAAVARVRAVRAELGFGSDVFGLVHGDLHQGNYLLHRGRVHAIDFDDCGYGHYAYDLAVACAALAHLPHREELEEALLDGYRSVRPAAATTDPGVLAAFAGLRRVQLRLR